In Campylobacter showae, the genomic stretch AAGCAAACGGCAAAACCTAAAATTTAAGATAAAACTAGCGCCCGTATTTTGCGTACGGTAGATTACGCAAATATTTAAAAACGCGACTATGCCGACTTTTTAACGAAATATTTTATAAATTTGCGCTATGATTTTGTAAATTTAAAGGAGAAAAATGAAAGAGATAACGCTAAACGGAGAGAAATTCCATGTCGCGGCAAACACGATGGATGAGCTAAAAAACGAGGCTCTGGGCGATAAAAATGGCGAGATGTATAAATTTCTAGCCAAATTTAACGCGAGCGAGCCCGATATCTTTATCCTAGACGGCTTTGCGACGAAGGAAAATTTGGAGCTAAAAGAGGGCTCAAATGTAGTATTTATCAGGCGGGGCGTGATGCCTGGGCGCGAAGTGCTAAAAGCTATGATCGCCTCCAGGAACAGCCCCGAGCTAAACGCGGCGCTAGCTAGCGGCTGCGTGGGCGTGGCCGGGCTGGGCGGTCTTGGCTCAAATATCGCGCTAAGCCTAGCTCGCACGGGCGTCGCCAAGCTCGTGCTGGCCGACTTTGACGTCGTGGAGCCTAGCAACCTAAACCGCCAGCAGTACTTCGTCCGCCACATCGGCATGAAAAAAACGGACGCGCTAAAAGAGCTCATCTCCGAGGTAAATCCCTTCGTCGAGGTTGAGACGCACGACGTGACGCTAGATGCGGGCAACGTCGCCGAGATTTTTGCGCCGTGTGGCGTCATCTGCGAGGCGTTTGACAACGTCGCTGGCAAGGCGATGATAGTAAACGAAGCTGGTGCTAGCCTGCGGGATAAAAAGATCGTCGGCGCGTCGGGCATGGCGGGGCACTTTAGCTCAAATCTCATAAAAACGGTCAAATTTGCGCGAAACGTATATCTATGCGGAGACCTGCAAAACGCCGCTGGCGTAGGGCAGGGGCTCATGGCCGCGCGCGTGGCGATCTGCGCAAATCATCAAGCAAACCTCGCCATCAGGCTTTTGATGGGGCTTGAGGAGGTTTAAATTTGGCGGCAGTGACGTTTGGCGAGTGGTTTGGCATTTTTAACTCGCGCTCAAATTTGGCTTTGGCGAGTTTTTGATTGTGTTAAATTTGAGGAAATTTCGTTGCGATAAAGTTGAGAGTTTGCATTTTTGCAGCGTCAAATTTGGCTTTAAAATCGGTTATTTATCGTATGCAAAATTTGTAAATTTGCGTCTAATTTATATAACATTTGACCAAATTTACCTACCAGGTCTATTGCTAGTCGTTTTTGCTTGGCTGGTCGCATCGAAGTTTAGTTTCAAATTTTGTAGCAAAATTTATCCAAGTGGCCGCCTGCCCAGCAAAAAGTAAATTTGCCTATGCTACTTCATCTTTGGATGAAACGAGCGTTTTACGTCAAAGCCCTTGCCGGCGATTTTATATCGTTTGGGATTGCGCCTACCGGGACGGAGGCGTCCTTTTTGGCGGATAAAAACTCTACTAAGCTCTGCCACACGAAATCAGCGTCCAGATAAAGCCCCATCGCGCTAAGCTGCGGATTTATCTCTACGAAGTCGGTAGTTTGCGTCTTTTTAAAAAGCACGATCGGTGCATTTAAAATCTCGTCTGCGCTTATCGCTTTACCGTCGCGAACGATGTTTTTTAACGATTTTTCGCAGGGGGCGTCTAGGGGGTATTTTATGTCGAGCAAAATATCCTTTCTCGTAGCATAATCGCTGGTTTGCCGAAACTGCGAAATGGGATAGGCGCGAAAACCGTTGTTAAACGTCAAGATCCCAGTTTTATTGTCGGTTTCTTTTAGATCGAGGTGGTATAGATCTTGCCGTCAGCGGCGAAAATATGGACCAAATTTTGACCGATAAAGATGATGGAGTGCAGCAGGCGCGGAACTTCATTGACGTCGGTTTTGTTTAAATTTATAAATTTACCGTCAGTAAATCGGTAGCCGCCCAGTTTTTGCTCAAAATCTATTTGATTTATTTGGTTTAGTTTCCATAGCTCATCCGCGCCGACTGGAGTCGAGTTTCTACGGTCGTAGACCAACGTCTCGTCAAGGCCGTATTTTGACACCATAAAGTCGTAATTATCTTTAAATTTCGAGATTATTTTCACGGCGCGCCTTTAAATTTACCTCGCCTTAGCCTCAAAAAACGCCGAGATTAGCGAATTTGCGCCTTGATTTATAAATTTTTGCATCGCTTTTTCGTAGACGGACGGCTTTGCCCAGACGGGTTCGGCCACGCCGCTTAGCTTTTCTAGCTCAGCGCGCGCAGAATAATAATCGCTCACCTCGTCGATGAGCCCGAGTTTTGCGGCGTCGCTGGCGAGAAATACCCGCGCGTTTGCCCACTCTTTGCTTTTGTTTGCGTCTAGATTTCTATCGGCCGCCACGTCGCTTACGAACATCTCGTAGCTGGCGTTTACGAGCTCTTGCAGTTGCTCGCGCTCGATCTTGCTCCACGGGCGCAGAAACGTCCCCGCCTCTTTATACTCGCCCGCTTTTACGACTTGCTGCGAGACGCCGATTTTAGCCGCTAGCTCGCTAGCATCCGCGCCTTGCATTATCACGCCGATCGATCCGATAAACGCGCCCGGATTTGCCAAAATTTTGTTTGCGCCGGCACCCGCGTAGTAGCTACCGCTAGTCATCGACCCGCCCGCATACGCGACTACGGGCTTTGCGGCGCGTAGATTTTTGACAGCGAGGTGCAGCTCGACGCTAGGCGCCAGCGCGCCGCCCGGGCTATCGATGTAGAGCAGGACTCCCTTGATGTTACCGTCCTTGCGCGCGGCTTCGATCTTTTCTAGCGCTTCGCCGGCGTCCATGATCGCGCCTGAGAGGTTGATCTGGGTTAGGTTGGGCGGATTTACGCTCTCGCCTTTGCCGCTAAAAAATATCAAAAATACAATGAGCAAAAACAACATCGCCTTAAAATAGGTGTTTATGAACCTAAAAATCGCCGCGATCGGCGCAAAAATAAATCTTAAAAATCCCATTTTTTTCCTTTAAATTTATCGTTTTCGTGAAATTCGGGCGCATTTTACCATTTAAATTTATAAATTTAGCTAGCGGACGGATTTTAGGAAAACGGACTCAAATTTGAGCTTAAATTTGGCATTTGCCGCGCCAAAGTCTAAACCGCAAATTCGGCTTAATCGTTTGAATTTACCTCTGCACCGCCTACAAATAACCGCTCGCAGCCCTTGGCGTGCAAGATGAGCATGAGCGGTAGCTGTGCCGCGTCAGCGTCTGCAAAACCGCCGTAGAGCGCGAGGTCGGCTAGCTTGCCTGTTTTTATCTCGCCTGCGTCTAAATTTAGCGCATTTGCCGCGTTTTTTGTCGATGATAGAAGCAAGATTTTAGCTAGCTCTAGCGGATCAAAATCTGCGTGAATGAGTAAATTTGCCCGCAGTTCGTCAAGGAAATTTAGGCTTATATTTGAGCTAAGCCCGTCCGTGCCGATATTTATGCTCACTCCAGCATCTAGCGCGGTGCGTAAATTTAGCGTGCGTTTGCTAAGTAGCCTGTTTGAAACCGCGCAGTGCGTGAGACTGTGAAGCTCGCGGTCAAAGCCCGAAAAATCATCCACCCAAACGCAGTGCGTAAAGAGCGTGCGAACGCCCGCAAACATCGCTACAAACGAGCTTGGCGTATAAAGCGGGCGCGCGGCTGGGTTAAATTTGCCCAGCCACTCCTTAAAGCCGCCCGTACCGCCCTCTAGCCAGCTTTTTTCGTATTCGCTCTCCATAAAATGCGTTGATACGACCAGCCCACGCTCGCGGGCTAAATTTAGCGCCGCAGCGGCCAAATCAGGGTGCGTAGAGTAGGGCGAATGTACCGAAACCGCAGGCGTAAAAAGCGGACTTTTGCGCTCTAGCGACGCGTCAAATCGGGCGGTAAAATTTGCCAAATTTTGCTCTAACGCAGCTTCATTCGTACCTAAAATTTCGTTAAAAAACACGACCCTGCCACCGCAGTTCGCGCATGCATCCAAATCCCCGCCAAAGCTAGAAACCGCTCCGAAGCTCGCCACGCCGCTACGCTGCATGGTTTTTATCGCGGAGGCGATGACGTCCTTGTTTGCTGCCTGCGAGAGCGCGCCGCGAGAGGCGATAACCGAGCTTAGCCACTCTAAAAAATCGCCGTAAACGAGGCTGGTTTTGTTCGCGCTAAATTCCAGGTGCACGTGCGGGTTGATGAATGCCGGCGCCAAAACGGCGTCAGGATACTCGAAAAACTGCGCGCCCTCGTATCTTTTGCGTAGTTCCTCGGCCTCCCCAACCGCCTGGATACGCTCATCAAAAGCGACCGCCCCGTCCTCTAAAACTGTAAAATTTTCGTCGCACGGCATTGTAAATTTCGGTTTAACGATGATCATTTTTAAGCTCCTATTTTTCGTGATTGTAGCGAAAATTTAGCTTAAAAAATGTATAATCAAGGCTAAATTTAAATCTTTTAAAAGGCTAAAAATGGAAACAAAATCTAAACTAATGGTCATCCAAGGCCCGAATATCAACATGCTAGGCACGCGCGAGACCGATGTCTACGGCTCGATGAAGATGGAGGATATCCACGCGCAGATGAAGCTTTTTGCCGAGCAAAACGATATAGAGATCGAGTTTTTTCAGAGCAATTTCGAGGGCGAGCTGGTGGATAAGATCCAAGAGTGCTTCGGCGAATTTGACGGCATCATCATAAACCCAGCCGCCTACACGCACACATCTATCGCGATCCGCGACGCTATCGCAGCCGTCGGACTTCCGGTCATCGAGGTGCATATCAGCAACATCCACCGCCGCGAAGAATTCCGCCAAAAAAGCCTCATAGCGCCGGTAACCGCGGGACAGATCGTGGGCTTTGGGCCTGTGGGCTACCACCTGGCCATGATTGCGATGCTGCAAATTTTCGAGCAGATAAAAGCTATGAAAGCCGCAAGAGTGGGCGAAAAAGCGGAGTAAAACGAGGCAAAATTTGAAAAATTTTATCCTAAAGGACGAAAACGCCGTATTTTACGAGTGCGGATACAGCTGCGACAACGCGATATTTTTGAGTCTCGCGGGGCGCAAATTTTTCCTCACCGACGCGCGTTATAGCATCGAGGCGCGCGAGCTTTGCAAAGACACCGAGGTGATCGAGGTCGAGCGAAATTTGATAAAAGACGCGCGGCTGTTTTTGCGAAAGGCGGGCGTTCGTGAGCTTAGTTACAACCCCTACGATTTTAGCGCGGGCGAGTGGGAAGCGCTTAGCAAAGGACTTAGAATAAGATTTAAGGCGCGGTCAAATTTTTCGCAAATTTCGCGCATAGTAAAAACCGAAGACGAGATAAAAATTTTAAAACGCGCGGCGCAACTAGGCGCCCAAAGGTTTGACGAATTTGCCGCGTTCGTGCGCGAAAACGGCGAAGGGATGAGCGAAGAGGAGCTGTTTTTTAACGCCGAGCTTATTTTTAAGAAAAAGGGCGAGCTCGCGCTTAGCTTTTCGCCTATCGTCGCGATCAACGAAAACGCCGCCAAGGCGCACGCTCTGCCTAGTAAAAAGCGGCTACGGCAGGGCGATTTACTCCTGCTTGACGCGGGGGTTAAATTTAATCGCTACTGCTCGGATAGGACGCGTACGGCGTGCTTTGACGAAAATTTTAACTTCGGCAAGGAGCAAAATTTTAAAAACGCCAAACAGCAAGAAATTTACGAGATCGTAAAAGAGGCGCAAACTCTTGCTATCGTGGCGGTTATGCCCGGCAAAAAAGCGAGCGAGATCGATGCTGCGGCTAGGGATTTTATCGCCGCTCAGGGCCTTGGCGAAGCGTTTTTTCACAGCACCGGACACGGCGTCGGAGTCGATATCCACGAGCTTCCGTTTATCTCAAAGCGCGGAGAGGCCGTGCTAAAAGAGGGGATGGTCTTTAGCGTGGAGCCTGGGATCTATCTGCCCGGCGAATTTGGCGTGCGCATCGAGGACGTCGTGGTCGTGCGCGAAAACGGGGCTGAAATTTTATGAGGGTAGCGGGGGCGAGACGGTTTGATAAATGCCTCTTTTTCCCGAAGGTTTTTGATTTTAGACCTGGTTTTAAAAATAGCGTTATTTTAGGGCTTGGCGGTAATATCGGCGACGTGAAAAAGCGCTTTTGTCGGCTGCATTTTAAACTTAGCCGAGATAGTAGGTTTCACGTCGTAGAAAACTCGGTGCTCCTTATCAACGAGGCGTTTGGGTTTAAAGAGCAGGCGGATTTCACAAACGCCGTTATGCTTGTGCAAACGAGCCTTGCCGCGAGGCAAATTTTAAAAATAACGGCAAATTTGGAAAGGCGTTTTGGACGCGTGAGAAGCTTTAAAAACGCGCCTAGGACGCTTGATATAGACATTTTGTATTTTAGCGGAAGAAGCAGAAACGACGTGCGGCTAACATTGCCCCATCCTGGCGCGCAAAGCAGGGCTAGCGTGATTTTGCCGCTTGGGACGATGAAACGCGTTTATAAAAGCGGAGTGAGATTTTAAAATTTAGCGGCCGCAAAGCCTAAATTTGAAGCGGGAACGGAAAATGCATAGCCTTTGCCGCGACGATTTTGGCTAGAGGCGGCGAAATTTAGCGAGAAACGAAGGAGAAGATTTGGCGACGAAGTTTTATACGTTTACCGGCGAGAGCAGTATGGAGGCGCTAAAAAGGCGCAGGCTCAGTGCGGCGAGAGGGCGATCTTGGTAACGACGAAGCAAATTCAGCCAAAGACGATAAACAAAAAGCCGCTTTATGAAATTTTAGTCAGCGTCGAAGAGGATGCGAGCGAGCAGAAAAAAAATCAGCCGCAAAAGCAAAATTTAAAGGGCTACGAGGACTTTTTGCGCGCTCAGGTAGCAAAAGAGGAAAGGCCGCAAAAGATCATTTTAGACGAGCGCGAGCTTTTTGAAGTCGAAGCTCAAAGCGCTTTAGCTTCGGCAAATTTTAGCCAAAATTCCACGAGCTCAGCCTCGCAAAATCAAAACTACAAAACAGTTCAAAATAGCGGCGAGGACATACTCCTAAACATCTCAAAAGCCGCAAAAGAGATAAGCCAAATAGCAAATATCGAAACTATGCCTAGTCGCCAAGATCAAAACTACGATAAAAAGATAGACGACGTCGCAAGGCAAGTAAGTATGCTAAGCGAAAAAGTAAATATGATAGCCGATATGTTCTGGGAGGAGCGAGCGGGTGCTAGAAACAACCTAAGCATACCGCCCGAGTTTGCCAGCATCTACAAAGATGCCAAAAATAGCGGCATGAAAGAAGAGCACCTAGAGCAGATAATGAAAATAACCGTGGAAAATATGTCGCCTCAGATGAAGGCTAATCCGACTGCGGTTAGGAGATATTTTAGCTCGCTGCTTAGAAAGATGCTGCCGTGCAGGAGCGAAGAGGATGATAGAAAACAAAAGATAATGATGCTGGTTGGGCCGACCGGAGTGGGTAAAACTACGACTCTAGCTAAACTTGCTGCAAGATTTGCGTATGGAGACGGTAAGCGTGCAAAAACTGGCATCATCACGCTTGATACCTACCGTATCGGGGCGGTCGAGCAGCTGTTTCAATACGCCAAGATGATGAAGCTTCCGATCCTTGACGTTATCGAAGTTGATGATTTTAAAAACGCTCTAAAGCAGCTAAATCACTGTGAGGTTATCCTCATAGACACCACGGGTAGCTCGCAGTACGATAAAGAAAAGCTATCAAGGCTAGAAAAATTTTTAAAAAGCTCGGATACGCATATAGACGTGCATCTGGTGCTATCGGCTGGGGCAAAGATCGAAGATATGCTTGAAATTTACAACGGTTTTAGCTTTCTTGACATCGATACCCTGATTATCACCAAATTTGACGAAACCAAAATTTTCGGTAACGTATTTTCGCTAGTTTACGAGACGAACAAGCCGGTTAGTTTTTTTTCCGTCGGACAGGAAGTACCGGACGATATCTTGGTGGCAAAGAGCGAATTTTTAGTAAGTTGCGTATTAGAGGGATTTAGCAAGGAACATAATGAGTAATCAGGCCGAGAAACTAAAAGGCATAGTGGCCGCCCAAGCCAAAGCAAAAACTACGTATTTTATCGCTGTAACTAGCGGAAAGGGCGGAGTAGGTAAAAGCACCATAAGCGCAAATTTGGCTAACGTCTTGGCCAAAAGCGGGTATAGAGTCGCTCTTTTTGACGCGGATATCGGGCTGGCGAATTTAGACGTTATCTTAAACGTGCGCGTTAATAAAAATTTGCTTCACGTGCTAAAAGGCGAATGTTCCTTAAAAGATATTTTGATCGAAATAAAGCCGAATTTGACGCTGATTCCCGGTGAAAGCGGCGAGGAGATATTAAAATTTAACAATCAATTTTTGTGCGAGCAGTTTTTTGCCGAGTCGGCGAACCTTGACGGGCTTGATTTTATCATCATCGACACGGGCGCGGGTATAGGCGGAAACACGCGGCTATTTTTAGAGGCGGCAGACGAGGTCGTGGTGGTTACTATGCCCGATCCTGCAGCGATAACGGATGCCTATGCCGTTATAAAAATCACTTCAAAAGATAAAGACAATCTTTTGATGGTTTTTAACATGGTGAAAAACGAAAAAGAGGCAATGAGGATATTTGAGCATATTCAAAAAGTAGCCAAGGCAAATATCGAAAATCCGTTAAATTTGGAGTTTTTAGGCGCTATTAGCGAGGATAAAAACGTCTCAAAGAGTATAAAACAGCGCACGCTATTTACCGACGATAGCGAATTTTGCCTGCCGAGCTTGGAGTTAAATCAGATAGCTCAAAGACTTATTTCAAGATTGGAACAAAAAGTGCTTAAAGATGGTCAAGTCAATAGCTTTAGCGCCTTTTTTAGGCGCATGATTGAGCAATTTTAAATTTAGGATTTAGTTTTGAAAGCGGAAAATTTTATAGCATTTTTTACTGTTTGCGGATTTTTTACGGGAGTCGTTTTTTCGGCGTTAAAGTTAAGCGACCCGATACAGATGTTGCTTTATACTTTCGTGATTACGTTTTTCTTTTATCTCGTGATTCACGTTATCATAATGAACTATATCGACGTAAGATTATCTCTTAAAAAGAGATTTGATAAAGAGCAATACGAGCAAACAGCTGATTATCTTATCGGCGAACTGGCTCTTAGAGAAAAGCGTATAGATAATATATTAAGTAAGCTAGCTAGCGAAAATATCCTAATAAAACAAGCGCTAGGCAAAAATGGCGAAAGAAATGCAAAAGCCGCATAATCCTTATGCCTCAAATTTAAAAAAAGAACAAGACGAGGTCGTGCTAGCCTACACGCCCGCTCTTCGCGCGATGGCTTTTAGGCTAAAGGAACGCCTGCCCGCTCATATCGACGTTAGCGATCTGATAGGCGCTGGGCTAGAGGAGATGGTAAAGCTCTCTAGAAAATACGACAAAGAGCAAAACGACTCGTTTTGGGGTTATGCGCAAAAGCGAGTTTACGGCGCGATGCTTGATTTTTTACGCGGGCTTGACGTGGTTAGCCGCTCGGACCGTACTTTGGTAAAGTCTATCGAGGCTTTAGTAAATGAGTATTTTAATAAATTCGAGTGCGAACCCGACGATGTATATATCGCAGGCAAGCTAGGTATCGACGTAGAAAAAGTAAGCGAAGCAAGAAACGTGAGCGCCGTCGTCGCCGTCCTAAACATCGACGATCAAATGGAGCTAATGAGCGAGGAGAATACGCTAGAACGGGTCGAAAAAGAGGATTTGATAGAAAAGATAACTCAAATTTTAAACGAATTTGAGGAGCGCGATCAGCTCATCGTACAGCTTTATTATTACGAAGAGCTGAGCTTAAAGGAGATCAGCGAAATTTTGCAAATAACCGAAAGCAGAATCTCGCAGATACATAAGCGCTTGATGGAAAAAATAAGAAAAAAGCTTGAGGGTAAATAATGGCGGACATTCTAAGTCAAGAAGAGATAGACGCGCTACTAGAAGTCGTGGACGACGACGATGCTAGCGAATCTATCGGCGAAAAATCAAAAAAAGAAGAACAGCAGCAGGTAATAATTTACGATTTTAAACGCCCAAACCGCGTGAGTAAAGAGCAGCTGCGCGCGATAAAGGGCATACACGACAAGCTTGCGAGAAATTTGGCTTCTCAAATTTCAAGCGTTATGAGAAGTATCGTGGAGATCCGCCTGCATAGCGTCGATCAGATGACGTACGGCGAGTTTTTGATGAGTTTGCCAAGTCCCACTAGCTTTAACGTCTTTTCGATCAAGCCGCTTGACGGCAACTGCGTTTTGGAGATAAACCCAAGCATCGCGTTTCCGATGATAGATCGCTTGCTAGGCGGTAACGGTGAGGGCTTTGAGACCAGCAGGGAGCTAACTGATATCGAGGTAAATTTGCTCGATGCGATCCTAAGGATGATGATGCAGCGCCTAAAAGAGAGCTGGTCGATGATCACCGATATGTACCCAAACGTCGAGGCTAAAGAAAGTAGCCCAAACGTCGTGCAAATCGTAAGCCAAAACGAGATCGTGATAATGGTCGTCATGGAGATCATTGTAGGCAACTCAAGCGGCATGATAAATATCTGCTATCCGGTCATCTACCTAGAGCCGATCTTAAGCCGCCTAGCTAACCGCGATATAATGCTAGGCGAAACGAGCGCGAAAAAGAGCCGAAACAAAGAGCTAAAAACGCTGATCGGGCGCGCCGAGGTGCTATATGAGGCGATACTGGGTAAAAGCATAGTTAGCGTAAACGAGTTTTTAAATTTAAAAGAGGGCGACATACTGCGCCTTGACCGCTCGGCAAACGACAAAGCTATCGTAACGATCGATAAAAAAGAGGTGTTTTTGGCTGAGGTCGGGCTGCATAGATTTAGAAAATCTATCCGTATAGAAGAGCTAATCAGAAGCGACAAAGACGAGATCAAAAACATCCTCGAGCAGTACGAAGAAGAGCGCAGAGCAAAACTCATGAGCACAGAGCACGAGGATGAGTACGAAGACGATGATATATTAGGCGAGGATGAAAACAATGAATGATTTTTTTAAAATTTTCGTAAACGAGGTAAAGGCTACGGTCGAAGGGCTAACGGGTAGGACGCCCGAGATAGGCGAGAGAAACGAATACGACGCTCCTAAGCAAGAGGGCATAAAGCCGCCTCTAGCCGTTGCAAACATAGCTGTTAGCGGCGATACGACGGCAAAGATGATACTAGTAGCCACGCCGGTACTGATGAGCGCGATCGGCGAGTGGATGCTCGGAGAAGAAGAGATCTCGCGCAACGAAAATCTAAGCGAGGACGAGCTGGATGCCGCTAAAGAGGTGTTTTCAAATATCATGGGCGCATTTTCTACGAGCCTTGGCGCGCAAAAAGGCATGCCGAAGCTAAATTTCGAGGTCGCGAAAGTAAATTTCCTCGACGAGAGCGCAAATTTTGATTTGAACGCGTTTGAAAAAATATACGTCTATTCCGTTAAAATCGGAGACGTCAGCGAGCAAATCGCCGTAGTGCTTGATTTTGCATTGGTGAAATTTTTAAATAAAGATCACAAAGAGCCCGCCCAGCAAGCAACCCCCGCAAAAGGCGATTTAAGCATCGAGGAAATGCGAAATATCGGGCTCATAATGGATGTGTGCCTGCCGCTTCACGTTCGCATAGGCTCAAAAAGAATGCTGCTTAAAGACGTGCTCACGATGGACATAGGCTCGGTCATCGAGCTAAATCAGCTCGCAAATGACCCGCTTGAGATTTTGATCAGCGACAAGGTCGTAGCCCTAGGCGAGGTCGTCATCGTAGACGGCAACTTCGGCATCCAGATTACTCAGATCGGTACTAAAAAAGAGCGCCTAGAGCAGCTACGTTAGGGCTAAATTTGGACGAATTTTTCTAAAGGCGTTTAAAATCAAGCCGCGGCCGGGCCGAATTTAGAGCAAAATCGCGGCGTAGGCTAAATTTACGAGCGGGCCTATTTTTAGAAACCGGAGAATAAATTTACGCACTAAAAACTAAGGCGACGGTTTTGTGGGTTTTGCGTCGTTTGATACCAAAGCCTTTGATAAATTCGGCTAAATTTAAACCGTCTTAGCGATTTTGCAAATTTAAAACATACTTAAATTTATCTCGAATTTAATCGCGCGTCATCTATTTTTAAATCCGTTTTAGCTATCATCGCTTTTATGCTTGCGCGGTAAATTCGGTAGCGGTTTACGGTTCTAGCGCGTAAATTTAAACTAAAAAGAGAGACGATGGATGAAATCTTAAACGATCTGGCTAAATTTAGGGATTTTATGACATACAAAAATCCGAGCGTTACGTTTTTCGGCTCGGCAAGATTTGACGAAAATAGCAAATACTGCAAAATGGCTTTTAGTCTCGCAAAAGAGCTTGCAAACGGCGGTTTTGCCGTGATTAGCGGTGGAGGGCCGGGCGTGATGGAGGCGGCGAACAAGGGCGCGTACGAGAGCGGTAAAAGTCCGTCCGTCGGGCTAAATATCGTGCTTCCGTTTGAGCAAGTGACGAACAAATACGCCACGAC encodes the following:
- a CDS encoding RNA polymerase sigma factor FliA; the protein is MQKPHNPYASNLKKEQDEVVLAYTPALRAMAFRLKERLPAHIDVSDLIGAGLEEMVKLSRKYDKEQNDSFWGYAQKRVYGAMLDFLRGLDVVSRSDRTLVKSIEALVNEYFNKFECEPDDVYIAGKLGIDVEKVSEARNVSAVVAVLNIDDQMELMSEENTLERVEKEDLIEKITQILNEFEERDQLIVQLYYYEELSLKEISEILQITESRISQIHKRLMEKIRKKLEGK
- the thiF gene encoding sulfur carrier protein ThiS adenylyltransferase ThiF, with translation MKEITLNGEKFHVAANTMDELKNEALGDKNGEMYKFLAKFNASEPDIFILDGFATKENLELKEGSNVVFIRRGVMPGREVLKAMIASRNSPELNAALASGCVGVAGLGGLGSNIALSLARTGVAKLVLADFDVVEPSNLNRQQYFVRHIGMKKTDALKELISEVNPFVEVETHDVTLDAGNVAEIFAPCGVICEAFDNVAGKAMIVNEAGASLRDKKIVGASGMAGHFSSNLIKTVKFARNVYLCGDLQNAAGVGQGLMAARVAICANHQANLAIRLLMGLEEV
- a CDS encoding MinD/ParA family protein, with translation MSNQAEKLKGIVAAQAKAKTTYFIAVTSGKGGVGKSTISANLANVLAKSGYRVALFDADIGLANLDVILNVRVNKNLLHVLKGECSLKDILIEIKPNLTLIPGESGEEILKFNNQFLCEQFFAESANLDGLDFIIIDTGAGIGGNTRLFLEAADEVVVVTMPDPAAITDAYAVIKITSKDKDNLLMVFNMVKNEKEAMRIFEHIQKVAKANIENPLNLEFLGAISEDKNVSKSIKQRTLFTDDSEFCLPSLELNQIAQRLISRLEQKVLKDGQVNSFSAFFRRMIEQF
- the aroQ gene encoding type II 3-dehydroquinate dehydratase — translated: METKSKLMVIQGPNINMLGTRETDVYGSMKMEDIHAQMKLFAEQNDIEIEFFQSNFEGELVDKIQECFGEFDGIIINPAAYTHTSIAIRDAIAAVGLPVIEVHISNIHRREEFRQKSLIAPVTAGQIVGFGPVGYHLAMIAMLQIFEQIKAMKAARVGEKAE
- the mqnF gene encoding aminofutalosine deaminase family hydrolase; amino-acid sequence: MIIVKPKFTMPCDENFTVLEDGAVAFDERIQAVGEAEELRKRYEGAQFFEYPDAVLAPAFINPHVHLEFSANKTSLVYGDFLEWLSSVIASRGALSQAANKDVIASAIKTMQRSGVASFGAVSSFGGDLDACANCGGRVVFFNEILGTNEAALEQNLANFTARFDASLERKSPLFTPAVSVHSPYSTHPDLAAAALNLARERGLVVSTHFMESEYEKSWLEGGTGGFKEWLGKFNPAARPLYTPSSFVAMFAGVRTLFTHCVWVDDFSGFDRELHSLTHCAVSNRLLSKRTLNLRTALDAGVSINIGTDGLSSNISLNFLDELRANLLIHADFDPLELAKILLLSSTKNAANALNLDAGEIKTGKLADLALYGGFADADAAQLPLMLILHAKGCERLFVGGAEVNSND
- the fliM gene encoding flagellar motor switch protein FliM — protein: MADILSQEEIDALLEVVDDDDASESIGEKSKKEEQQQVIIYDFKRPNRVSKEQLRAIKGIHDKLARNLASQISSVMRSIVEIRLHSVDQMTYGEFLMSLPSPTSFNVFSIKPLDGNCVLEINPSIAFPMIDRLLGGNGEGFETSRELTDIEVNLLDAILRMMMQRLKESWSMITDMYPNVEAKESSPNVVQIVSQNEIVIMVVMEIIVGNSSGMINICYPVIYLEPILSRLANRDIMLGETSAKKSRNKELKTLIGRAEVLYEAILGKSIVSVNEFLNLKEGDILRLDRSANDKAIVTIDKKEVFLAEVGLHRFRKSIRIEELIRSDKDEIKNILEQYEEERRAKLMSTEHEDEYEDDDILGEDENNE
- the fliY gene encoding flagellar motor switch protein FliY, which codes for MNDFFKIFVNEVKATVEGLTGRTPEIGERNEYDAPKQEGIKPPLAVANIAVSGDTTAKMILVATPVLMSAIGEWMLGEEEISRNENLSEDELDAAKEVFSNIMGAFSTSLGAQKGMPKLNFEVAKVNFLDESANFDLNAFEKIYVYSVKIGDVSEQIAVVLDFALVKFLNKDHKEPAQQATPAKGDLSIEEMRNIGLIMDVCLPLHVRIGSKRMLLKDVLTMDIGSVIELNQLANDPLEILISDKVVALGEVVIVDGNFGIQITQIGTKKERLEQLR
- a CDS encoding M24 family metallopeptidase, which translates into the protein MKNFILKDENAVFYECGYSCDNAIFLSLAGRKFFLTDARYSIEARELCKDTEVIEVERNLIKDARLFLRKAGVRELSYNPYDFSAGEWEALSKGLRIRFKARSNFSQISRIVKTEDEIKILKRAAQLGAQRFDEFAAFVRENGEGMSEEELFFNAELIFKKKGELALSFSPIVAINENAAKAHALPSKKRLRQGDLLLLDAGVKFNRYCSDRTRTACFDENFNFGKEQNFKNAKQQEIYEIVKEAQTLAIVAVMPGKKASEIDAAARDFIAAQGLGEAFFHSTGHGVGVDIHELPFISKRGEAVLKEGMVFSVEPGIYLPGEFGVRIEDVVVVRENGAEIL
- the sppA gene encoding signal peptide peptidase SppA, whose protein sequence is MGFLRFIFAPIAAIFRFINTYFKAMLFLLIVFLIFFSGKGESVNPPNLTQINLSGAIMDAGEALEKIEAARKDGNIKGVLLYIDSPGGALAPSVELHLAVKNLRAAKPVVAYAGGSMTSGSYYAGAGANKILANPGAFIGSIGVIMQGADASELAAKIGVSQQVVKAGEYKEAGTFLRPWSKIEREQLQELVNASYEMFVSDVAADRNLDANKSKEWANARVFLASDAAKLGLIDEVSDYYSARAELEKLSGVAEPVWAKPSVYEKAMQKFINQGANSLISAFFEAKAR
- the folK gene encoding 2-amino-4-hydroxy-6-hydroxymethyldihydropteridine diphosphokinase; translation: MRVAGARRFDKCLFFPKVFDFRPGFKNSVILGLGGNIGDVKKRFCRLHFKLSRDSRFHVVENSVLLINEAFGFKEQADFTNAVMLVQTSLAARQILKITANLERRFGRVRSFKNAPRTLDIDILYFSGRSRNDVRLTLPHPGAQSRASVILPLGTMKRVYKSGVRF